Proteins encoded within one genomic window of Jiangella mangrovi:
- a CDS encoding PIG-L deacetylase family protein — protein MRRARRAVRAARLRRWRRALRRRALDVTADSALRTALVVAPHPDDETLGCGGTVALKRLHGTRVRVLVVTDGRRSHTSAVISPDELAAIRADEARRATAALGLPADELVLLGVREDELSAHADAVADAVAAELRTGAFADVLVTSGWDWHEDHQLVSAAVRDAAERAGGTVRVLEFPVWSWVDGPADPRAALDGVRAGLVDVSGVLERKRAAVAEYRSQTTRLSGEDDWAVMDEALLGRFLGDAEIFVEPAADRAGAGR, from the coding sequence ATGAGGCGTGCCCGGCGGGCCGTCCGCGCGGCCCGCCTGCGGCGATGGCGGCGCGCGCTGCGCCGCCGCGCCCTGGACGTCACGGCCGACTCCGCACTGCGCACGGCGCTGGTCGTCGCGCCGCACCCGGACGACGAGACCCTCGGCTGCGGCGGCACGGTCGCGCTGAAGCGGCTGCACGGCACCCGGGTGCGCGTGCTCGTGGTCACCGACGGACGGCGCTCACACACGTCCGCGGTGATCTCGCCGGACGAGCTGGCGGCCATCCGGGCCGACGAGGCGCGCCGGGCCACCGCCGCGCTGGGGCTGCCGGCCGACGAGCTGGTGCTGCTGGGCGTGCGCGAGGACGAGCTGTCCGCGCACGCCGACGCCGTCGCCGATGCCGTGGCGGCCGAGCTGCGCACCGGCGCCTTCGCCGACGTCCTGGTCACCAGCGGCTGGGACTGGCACGAGGACCACCAGCTGGTGTCCGCCGCGGTCCGCGACGCGGCCGAGCGGGCCGGCGGCACCGTGCGGGTGCTGGAGTTCCCGGTCTGGTCGTGGGTCGACGGGCCGGCCGACCCGAGGGCGGCGCTCGACGGCGTGCGCGCCGGGCTGGTCGACGTCAGCGGCGTCCTCGAGCGCAAGCGCGCCGCCGTCGCCGAGTACCGCAGTCAGACCACGCGACTGTCCGGCGAGGACGACTGGGCGGTCATGGACGAGGCGCTGCTGGGCCGGTTCCTCGGCGATGCCGAGATCTTCGTCGAGCCCGCGGCCGACCGTGCGGGAGCGGGCCGATGA